Proteins encoded together in one Bombiscardovia nodaiensis window:
- a CDS encoding hypothetical protein (frameshifted, insertion/deletion at around 1508546,1508708,1508622,1508594,1508436,1508443;~possible pseudo due to internal stop codon), whose product MRFATVKAGGKHALALGSDGKLYAWGDNSSGQLGNGTTTNSTTPIVVTQPADSQRFTRIAAGANFSTAIAPALGDAYPSGTGYDFRMFAWGAGVGAGKTTPTNVKLQLSGTGKDWSQAQDVSAQGGGSLTLMKRYPFYDGLTSFSLIAGYPFNVGGVNRPPGSPDDPEGIYGLDLFAGGSHFLSASAARSTATAVALYGYGSNAYGQLGDGTTTDHPSYPGVQVHDPSPTVGFTGMVSAGGRHNLAVGTDEKTYAWGANTSGQLGDETTSNRLEPVEVHAPAGVTFRAIDAGDSHNLAIGSDGNAYAWGDNQHGQLGDGTTTNRGKPTRVQTILNITAITFDTTPGTTPAYDPATGDWTTTTPAHPAGKVNATIDWTINGTPQTSRTLANGYEYLPYKTITFTDTGGQPLNPAIPDQTVTQGRTTTQPTNPTRKNCAFSGWYRNNQPFFFHQTITTDTTLEARWSCFTMTPQQGAKEGGTTVTITPPTPPTGTRFTHVQAGIGTSAALGSDGNAYMWGSDDGGQLGDNAAAGGYSAQPVQVQAPQGVHFTSVKPGSDHTLGLAEDGTLWAWGRSVQGELGNGFIRGTGNPEWSQSNVPKRVKTPPNVRFTAISAGAHTSFAIGDDGNTYAWGNGFYYSSVSSNKLSNVLPVPVSLPPNVTFTDIASTIATTVALGSDGKVYTWGTGQAGANGNGKTPPTEITHTSTNFVPQAISTPAGVTFTQISTNAAANSSVLALDSNGNAWGWGRNESGMTGIGNATMWITTPTRVSAPAGLTFTSVSAGSRHGMFTGSDGNTYASGWGSITGTGTNGFVNVLTPTRVNTPTGVTLTQISAGNDYTLAIGSDGKTYAWGAGTNGILGTGGTDQKPSPAEVLPPKVGASSVRFDQSAGLNLTPTADGKYTVVTPAHPIGTVDTTITWTLGNNPQDNATLPFEYVGFILPSAGSIPLHQYTGGSLLLLTTLATITYTGYQFTTRKHTNPHEPRIITSTHGQ is encoded by the coding sequence GTGCGCTTCGCCACCGTCAAGGCCGGCGGCAAGCACGCCCTCGCCCTCGGATCGGACGGCAAGCTCTACGCCTGGGGAGACAACAGCTCCGGCCAGCTCGGCAACGGCACCACCACCAACAGCACCACCCCAATAGTGGTCACCCAGCCGGCCGACTCCCAACGCTTCACCCGCATAGCCGCAGGAGCCAACTTCTCCACCGCCATCGCACCAGCACTCGGCGACGCCTACCCCAGCGGTACGGGTTATGATTTTAGAATGTTCGCCTGGGGCGCCGGCGTGGGAGCCGGAAAAACCACGCCGACTAACGTCAAGTTACAATTATCGGGCACGGGAAAGGATTGGTCACAGGCGCAGGATGTGAGCGCTCAAGGCGGCGGCTCACTCACCCTCATGAAACGATACCCCTTCTACGACGGTCTTACCTCTTTCTCGCTGATTGCTGGTTATCCGTTTAATGTAGGAGGAGTTAACCGTCCTCCAGGATCACCTGATGACCCGGAGGGCATTTATGGTTTGGATTTGTTTGCTGGTGGCTCGCATTTCCTTTCCGCCTCTGCTGCTCGCAGCACGGCTACTGCGGTTGCTCTTTATGGGTATGGCTCTAACGCGTATGGGCAGCTCGGCGACGGCACCACCACCGACCACCCTTCATACCCTGGAGTTCAGGTGCATGACCCCTCGCCCACGGTGGGGTTCACCGGTATGGTCAGCGCCGGGGGCAGGCATAACCTGGCCGTCGGCACCGACGAGAAGACCTACGCCTGGGGGGCCAACACCTCCGGCCAGCTCGGCGACGAGACCACCAGCAACCGCCTCGAACCGGTAGAGGTCCACGCCCCCGCGGGCGTCACCTTCCGGGCCATCGACGCCGGCGACAGCCACAACCTCGCCATCGGCTCGGACGGCAACGCCTACGCCTGGGGCGACAACCAACACGGGCAACTGGGCGACGGCACCACCACCAACCGCGGCAAACCCACCCGCGTGCAGACCATCCTCAACATCACCGCCATCACCTTCGACACCACACCAGGAACCACACCCGCATACGACCCCGCCACCGGCGACTGGACCACCACCACACCGGCCCACCCCGCGGGCAAGGTCAACGCCACCATCGACTGGACCATCAACGGCACACCCCAAACCAGCCGCACCCTGGCCAACGGGTACGAATACCTGCCCTACAAGACCATCACCTTCACCGACACCGGCGGCCAACCCCTCAACCCCGCCATACCCGACCAGACCGTCACCCAAGGCAGGACCACCACACAGCCCACCAACCCCACGCGCAAGAACTGCGCGTTCAGCGGCTGGTACCGCAACAACCAACCCTTCTTCTTCCACCAGACCATCACAACCGACACCACCCTAGAAGCCCGATGGTCCTGCTTCACCATGACCCCCCAACAAGGAGCCAAGGAAGGCGGCACCACCGTCACCATCACACCCCCAACACCACCCACCGGCACCAGATTCACCCACGTCCAAGCAGGCATCGGCACGAGCGCCGCCCTGGGCAGCGACGGCAACGCCTACATGTGGGGCAGCGACGACGGCGGCCAACTTGGCGACAACGCCGCCGCCGGTGGCTACTCTGCCCAGCCGGTGCAGGTGCAGGCCCCTCAGGGAGTCCACTTCACCAGCGTCAAACCCGGAAGCGATCATACTCTGGGCCTGGCGGAGGACGGCACACTCTGGGCATGGGGACGAAGCGTACAAGGCGAGCTGGGAAACGGATTCATAAGAGGAACTGGCAACCCGGAATGGTCTCAATCTAATGTGCCGAAGCGGGTGAAGACACCACCCAACGTGCGCTTCACCGCGATCAGCGCAGGCGCCCACACCTCGTTTGCCATCGGAGACGACGGCAACACCTACGCATGGGGGAACGGATTCTACTACAGCAGCGTAAGCAGTAACAAACTAAGCAATGTATTGCCTGTACCGGTCAGTCTTCCACCAAACGTCACCTTCACCGACATCGCATCCACTATTGCAACCACAGTGGCGCTCGGCAGTGACGGCAAGGTGTACACCTGGGGCACCGGCCAGGCGGGAGCAAACGGCAACGGAAAAACACCACCTACCGAGATCACGCACACTTCAACCAATTTCGTCCCCCAGGCAATCAGCACTCCGGCAGGCGTCACCTTCACACAGATATCAACAAACGCGGCAGCGAACTCTTCCGTGCTGGCGTTGGACAGCAACGGCAACGCCTGGGGATGGGGAAGGAACGAAAGTGGCATGACAGGCATAGGCAACGCCACAATGTGGATAACGACTCCCACTAGGGTTTCGGCGCCGGCAGGGCTCACCTTCACCAGCGTCAGCGCAGGTAGTCGACATGGCATGTTCACCGGCTCCGACGGCAACACCTACGCCAGCGGATGGGGAAGCATAACAGGCACCGGAACCAACGGTTTTGTAAACGTGCTCACACCCACGCGGGTCAACACGCCAACGGGCGTCACCCTCACCCAAATCAGCGCGGGAAACGATTACACGCTCGCCATCGGCTCCGACGGCAAAACCTACGCATGGGGAGCGGGAACAAACGGCATCCTCGGCACCGGAGGCACCGACCAAAAACCCTCCCCCGCGGAAGTGCTGCCACCGAAGGTGGGAGCCTCCAGCGTCCGCTTCGATCAGAGCGCCGGCCTCAACCTCACACCAACGGCCGACGGCAAATACACCGTCGTCACCCCGGCCCACCCCATCGGCACCGTCGACACCACCATCACATGGACCCTGGGTAACAACCCCCAGGACAACGCCACCCTCCCCTTCGAATACGTAGGATTCATCCTGCCCTCCGCCGGCAGCATCCCCCTACACCAATACACCGGCGGCAGCCTTCTTCTCCTAACCACTCTTGCAACAATCACCTACACCGGCTACCAGTTCACCACCCGCAAACACACCAACCCACACGAACCCCGCATCATCACCAGCACCCACGGCCAGTAA